A genomic segment from Spongiibacter sp. IMCC21906 encodes:
- a CDS encoding DUF1214 domain-containing protein: protein MSLSEAPQLSGLGFSDPKIWQEISRAIGAMQSIVWSDPLIKDDLTRAEGVRYLTRLIAGALPMSLDSSSADYPQFLHFLSTRIHYGLPATDCYYIWAPVHGDNVYHIKGDRGTARLFDIETRQGHFAHIAQWETIDRKSDFEIGDDNQIDIVLSREPQPGNWVKLPEGDGNIIFRQYYYDWNTERPADVTIERVGATFPPPALTEKDIADRCQLFVDWLQYLPERFAQVYQSYHEAPEDKLIFDSINFGWEDLRYGKGTYQCAEDEALIMEVTLPKAEYWSTQLCSHFWEARDYHLRQTSLNGHQAEVGEDGVFRAVISHRDPGVANWLDAGGQDRGLISIRYYKADSTPVPTIKRVKFSDLEKELPASTPRVSAEQRQDILRDRARSVVRRNCE, encoded by the coding sequence ATGAGTCTTTCTGAAGCCCCACAGCTGAGTGGCCTGGGTTTTTCTGATCCTAAAATCTGGCAGGAAATAAGCCGTGCCATTGGTGCCATGCAGTCCATTGTCTGGAGCGACCCTTTAATTAAAGATGACCTTACCCGTGCAGAAGGTGTGCGCTATCTGACTCGGCTGATTGCCGGGGCGCTGCCCATGTCCTTGGATTCGTCCTCTGCGGATTACCCACAATTTTTACATTTTCTGTCTACCCGTATTCACTACGGCTTACCTGCCACCGACTGCTATTACATTTGGGCGCCGGTGCATGGCGACAATGTTTATCACATTAAAGGCGATCGCGGCACCGCGCGTTTGTTCGATATAGAAACTCGCCAAGGGCATTTTGCTCATATCGCCCAGTGGGAAACCATTGATCGCAAATCTGACTTTGAGATTGGTGACGATAATCAAATTGATATTGTTCTTAGCCGCGAGCCTCAACCGGGTAACTGGGTGAAACTGCCTGAAGGTGACGGCAATATTATTTTTCGTCAGTACTACTACGATTGGAATACCGAGCGTCCTGCCGATGTCACTATTGAGCGGGTAGGGGCCACTTTTCCGCCACCAGCTTTAACAGAAAAAGATATTGCTGATCGCTGTCAGCTGTTTGTGGATTGGTTGCAATATTTGCCAGAGCGGTTTGCTCAAGTTTATCAAAGCTATCACGAAGCCCCTGAAGACAAATTGATTTTTGATTCTATTAATTTTGGTTGGGAAGACCTGCGTTATGGCAAAGGCACCTACCAATGCGCCGAAGATGAAGCGCTGATCATGGAGGTGACACTACCAAAGGCCGAGTACTGGAGCACTCAACTTTGCAGTCATTTCTGGGAGGCGCGGGATTATCATCTTCGTCAAACTTCTCTCAATGGTCATCAAGCAGAAGTCGGCGAAGACGGTGTTTTCCGTGCCGTTATCAGTCACCGTGATCCGGGTGTGGCGAACTGGTTAGATGCAGGTGGACAAGATCGGGGTTTGATATCCATTCGATATTACAAAGCGGACTCCACGCCAGTGCCCACAATTAAACGCGTGAAGTTTTCAGACCTTGAAAAAGAATTACCTGCTTCAACACCGCGAGTGAGCGCGGAACAACGTCAAGACATTTTACGAGATCGGGCACGCTCTGTTGTGCGCCGTAACTGCGAATAA
- a CDS encoding SDR family NAD(P)-dependent oxidoreductase, whose product MTDITTMFSLEGRTALVTGAGTGMGRQIAKTLSAAGARVICAARRLEMVESVAASIRESGGEAIGLSLDIASTDSVTTVFDEAQEKFGSVDVLVNAAAQLDFAPFPGIDDEAWTNLINVNFTGTMRMCREFSKRLLDAGKPGSIINITSVTGMQVLKNVPCYGSIKAAVNQLTKQIAADLFNTGIRCNAIAPGYFLTEMVAEYFETDQGKEEIARLPSKRVGQVEELSGVVLLLASNASSFINGAVIPVDDGQVLQLA is encoded by the coding sequence ATGACTGATATTACAACAATGTTTTCCCTTGAAGGCCGTACAGCGTTGGTGACCGGCGCGGGTACCGGCATGGGACGTCAAATTGCTAAAACTTTATCTGCTGCGGGTGCCAGGGTGATTTGCGCTGCACGCCGCTTGGAAATGGTTGAGAGTGTGGCCGCCAGTATCCGTGAATCCGGTGGCGAGGCTATTGGTTTAAGTCTGGATATTGCCAGTACCGACAGTGTGACGACGGTGTTTGATGAAGCCCAAGAAAAATTTGGCAGCGTAGATGTGTTGGTTAACGCGGCGGCGCAATTGGATTTTGCACCCTTTCCGGGAATTGATGATGAGGCTTGGACCAATCTGATTAACGTTAACTTCACCGGCACGATGCGTATGTGTCGGGAGTTTTCCAAGCGCTTGTTGGATGCAGGCAAACCCGGTTCTATTATTAATATCACCTCAGTCACGGGGATGCAGGTCCTTAAAAACGTGCCTTGCTACGGCAGTATTAAAGCCGCTGTTAATCAGTTGACTAAACAGATTGCCGCCGATTTATTTAATACCGGCATCCGTTGCAATGCGATTGCACCAGGTTATTTTTTGACAGAAATGGTGGCGGAGTACTTTGAGACAGATCAGGGTAAAGAAGAAATTGCTCGTCTGCCATCCAAACGAGTAGGACAAGTTGAAGAGTTGTCCGGGGTTGTTTTGCTGTTGGCGAGTAATGCCTCCTCTTTTATTAATGGTGCGGTTATTCCCGTTGATGATGGACAGGTGTTGCAGCTCGCCTGA
- a CDS encoding nuclear transport factor 2 family protein: MSAEQNKAIVASFWQAFSTAKYDQALDHLDDQEFTWWIAGDKANFPLAGNRNKAEFAELLYGVADSCEDGITMTPSAWTVEGDRVAMEAESYAVVNGKVYNNLYHFLIVVKNGKIRQVKEYLDTTHASAVLC; encoded by the coding sequence ATGAGCGCAGAGCAAAACAAAGCCATTGTAGCGAGCTTTTGGCAGGCTTTTTCAACAGCTAAATATGACCAGGCGTTAGATCATTTGGATGATCAAGAATTTACCTGGTGGATTGCCGGTGACAAAGCAAACTTTCCATTGGCGGGTAACCGCAACAAGGCCGAGTTTGCTGAGCTGCTTTACGGTGTGGCTGACAGCTGTGAGGATGGTATCACCATGACGCCCTCTGCGTGGACGGTTGAGGGTGACCGAGTGGCGATGGAGGCAGAGTCGTATGCCGTGGTTAATGGTAAGGTCTACAATAACCTCTACCATTTTTTGATTGTGGTGAAGAACGGTAAAATTCGCCAAGTTAAAGAATATTTGGACACGACCCACGCCAGTGCAGTGCTGTGTTAG
- a CDS encoding Gfo/Idh/MocA family protein: MTKKIGVGIIGASPQRGWATDAHIPALSALDQFEFVALSTSRKESADAAAKAFKVDLAFDNHMDLVNRPEVDVVAVTVKVPYHYELVSAAIAAGKAVYCEWPLGNGLEEAEAMAEMAKNKGVYNAVGLQARSSPVINYVKALIAEGYVGEVLSSSIVADAMNWGAEVMDCYRYLLDKKTGASMMTIPFAHTMDAFCFTLGEFTQLSATTATRRKQVKLLETGEMIPSDVADQLALQGILQNGAVASVHFRGGMSRSTHFLWEINGTEGDLVIRADGGHIQMLPLRLFGSQGDAPLAELPVPTSYDPVAGLLPDGPSASVGRAYSRLSLDREGSQQLPSFDDAVLRHRMIDAIERAAATGKAQTYL, encoded by the coding sequence ATGACGAAAAAAATTGGGGTGGGGATCATTGGTGCCAGCCCGCAACGAGGCTGGGCAACAGATGCTCATATTCCCGCATTGTCGGCACTGGACCAGTTTGAGTTTGTGGCGCTTTCCACCAGTCGTAAGGAATCAGCCGACGCCGCCGCTAAAGCTTTTAAGGTGGATTTAGCTTTTGATAATCATATGGATTTGGTGAACCGTCCGGAGGTGGACGTAGTGGCGGTGACAGTCAAAGTCCCTTATCACTACGAGCTGGTTAGCGCAGCAATAGCAGCGGGTAAAGCGGTGTATTGTGAATGGCCGTTGGGTAATGGTCTTGAAGAGGCCGAAGCTATGGCCGAGATGGCCAAGAACAAAGGCGTGTACAACGCCGTGGGCTTGCAGGCCCGGTCTTCGCCTGTAATTAATTACGTCAAAGCATTGATCGCCGAAGGTTATGTCGGTGAGGTGTTGTCATCCAGCATTGTGGCCGATGCTATGAACTGGGGGGCAGAGGTTATGGATTGCTATCGCTATCTGCTGGATAAGAAAACCGGCGCGTCGATGATGACGATCCCTTTTGCCCACACCATGGATGCGTTCTGTTTTACCCTTGGCGAATTTACCCAGCTGTCGGCGACGACGGCTACCCGGCGCAAGCAGGTCAAATTGCTAGAAACCGGTGAGATGATTCCCAGCGATGTGGCAGATCAGCTGGCATTACAGGGCATTTTGCAAAATGGCGCGGTGGCGTCGGTGCATTTTCGGGGTGGCATGTCCCGATCTACCCATTTTTTATGGGAGATTAACGGTACCGAAGGTGACCTGGTGATTCGGGCAGATGGTGGCCATATCCAAATGTTGCCGCTACGTCTCTTTGGCAGCCAAGGCGATGCGCCCTTGGCCGAATTGCCGGTGCCAACATCTTACGATCCCGTGGCTGGCTTATTGCCAGATGGCCCCTCAGCCAGTGTGGGTCGAGCCTATTCCCGGCTATCCCTGGATCGGGAGGGATCGCAGCAGCTTCCTAGTTTTGACGATGCCGTGCTGCGGCACCGGATGATCGATGCGATTGAACGCGCTGCTGCAACGGGTAAGGCCCAAACTTATCTGTAA
- a CDS encoding wax ester/triacylglycerol synthase family O-acyltransferase, whose protein sequence is MMKLADAGFLLTDTTRSNAQVSMLTTWYLPKNAKEDFLSSLVEQWRKSVKFAEPFNLRLKPGILPDWEVLTADQIDLDYHLRHSALPKPGGEKELGILASRLHSNPLDKKRPLWEMHVIEGLERGRFAVFLKLHHSQIDGMGAIRMLERFLSPSPTANDLPAWWEVAPRKSAPAPEEPAKKKISFKKIPRVDKLMGALGDAYLNSNPYNAAPFSAPMTPLNVRLGPARRVATQLYAVERLKKIAKAASVSMNDVVLCICAGGLRRYLIENDQLPTKTMTTGVPVSVRDNEQVGNAITFMLAKLYTDIEDHEERLQEIHHSTLLAKDRLHGLPDKGSREMFGAAIMGPYMAQLGLQMAGRFRPVHNIVISNVPGPDKPYYMYGAKLEAFFPISAIMDGQALNITFLSYAGYYGVGFTACREALPSMQRIAVYTGECLEELEASLGLTEK, encoded by the coding sequence ATGATGAAACTCGCCGATGCTGGCTTTTTACTTACCGATACAACGCGGAGTAATGCCCAAGTCAGTATGCTGACAACGTGGTATTTACCCAAAAATGCGAAAGAAGACTTTTTGTCCAGCTTGGTGGAGCAATGGCGCAAGAGCGTAAAATTTGCTGAGCCGTTTAATTTACGTCTTAAGCCGGGGATTTTGCCAGATTGGGAGGTTTTAACCGCCGATCAAATTGACTTGGACTATCACCTGCGTCATTCGGCATTGCCCAAGCCCGGCGGCGAAAAAGAGTTAGGTATTCTGGCATCGCGACTGCATTCCAATCCCCTCGATAAAAAGCGACCGCTCTGGGAAATGCATGTTATTGAAGGCCTGGAGCGCGGGCGCTTTGCGGTGTTTTTGAAATTGCACCATTCTCAAATTGACGGCATGGGCGCCATCCGTATGTTAGAGCGGTTTTTGTCGCCGTCACCAACGGCGAATGACCTGCCCGCTTGGTGGGAGGTGGCACCGCGCAAGAGTGCTCCCGCGCCAGAAGAGCCCGCTAAAAAGAAAATCAGTTTTAAGAAAATCCCCCGTGTCGATAAATTGATGGGGGCGTTGGGCGACGCCTATTTAAACTCAAACCCTTATAATGCAGCGCCATTCTCAGCGCCGATGACACCGTTAAATGTGCGTCTGGGGCCCGCTCGTCGGGTGGCAACTCAGCTCTATGCGGTAGAACGATTAAAGAAAATAGCCAAAGCGGCCAGCGTGTCGATGAACGATGTGGTGTTGTGTATTTGCGCGGGAGGTCTGCGTCGCTATCTAATCGAAAACGATCAGCTTCCCACAAAAACCATGACCACGGGGGTGCCGGTTTCGGTTCGCGACAATGAACAAGTCGGTAACGCCATCACCTTTATGTTGGCTAAACTTTATACCGATATTGAAGACCATGAGGAGCGGTTGCAGGAAATTCACCACTCCACGTTGCTGGCCAAAGATCGCCTGCACGGCTTGCCGGATAAAGGCAGCCGGGAGATGTTTGGTGCTGCCATTATGGGACCGTATATGGCGCAGCTGGGCCTGCAAATGGCGGGACGGTTCAGACCGGTGCATAACATTGTTATTTCAAATGTTCCCGGTCCGGATAAGCCCTATTATATGTATGGAGCCAAGCTGGAGGCCTTCTTTCCTATCTCGGCAATTATGGATGGCCAAGCTCTTAATATTACCTTTTTGAGCTATGCCGGTTACTACGGTGTGGGTTTTACCGCTTGTCGGGAGGCCTTACCGAGCATGCAGCGAATTGCGGTATACACCGGGGAGTGTCTTGAAGAGTTGGAAGCGTCGCTGGGTTTAACCGAGAAGTAA
- a CDS encoding alpha/beta fold hydrolase — MRALPKRIFASVLASTMIGCGGGSSGGSGGGVDNAVSVTPTTPENLDTSCDEATFPSLALTNCEVGNYARTLEATTEQLDVAFGVRVAEQMVTNLANFTQRALDDPSWLSPLSGNTPVTPVCASWDLHCVGDPFRYPEADGPDGAGFYENEAHVQPVVFYDRDCARLSGRVWMPRNADEGRLPAVVITPGSFQATETAYWWLAQRLVRGGYMVMTFDARGQGMSDFQTPSFQQGSNLNGKVFWEGQVDAIDFILSSPEQPYIHDQNCADSYPTISNNHNPFYENLDPNRLGIAGHSLGAIGVSVVQGYGGEGAAPWPGTQTTENPVKVAVALDSLVTPDVEGFAPASNLGLSNELTQIVIDAGIQAEAPAFNANVPALSFAADYAVAPITYLTPPDPQGHKQVFDVWTAADQAIYVISFQGTTHFDFSLFLAAPATSWCADTSTGACRGSWGREAIEYYSLAWFDRWLKQAGEAGYDDADARLVDDAGEHGATKMSFYFESARNFVDRGGKRQRCDNIRAGCL, encoded by the coding sequence GTGAGAGCACTCCCAAAACGTATTTTTGCCAGTGTGTTGGCCAGTACTATGATTGGCTGTGGTGGTGGCAGTAGTGGTGGGTCGGGAGGCGGTGTTGATAACGCCGTGAGCGTGACGCCAACAACGCCAGAAAATCTCGACACAAGCTGCGATGAAGCGACATTCCCGTCGTTGGCCTTAACAAACTGCGAAGTGGGTAACTATGCCCGTACTCTGGAGGCGACCACCGAGCAGCTGGATGTGGCTTTTGGCGTTCGCGTTGCCGAACAGATGGTGACCAACCTCGCTAATTTTACCCAGCGAGCACTTGATGATCCAAGTTGGTTGTCGCCATTGTCGGGGAATACTCCAGTGACGCCGGTGTGTGCCAGCTGGGATCTGCATTGTGTTGGCGATCCCTTTCGCTATCCCGAGGCAGATGGGCCGGATGGCGCCGGGTTTTATGAAAATGAAGCCCATGTTCAGCCCGTTGTGTTTTATGACCGTGATTGCGCTCGGCTGTCGGGACGGGTATGGATGCCCAGAAATGCTGATGAAGGTCGCTTGCCAGCGGTGGTGATTACACCGGGCTCGTTCCAAGCGACGGAAACGGCTTATTGGTGGCTTGCTCAGCGTTTGGTGCGGGGAGGTTACATGGTGATGACCTTCGATGCTCGGGGGCAGGGCATGTCTGATTTTCAAACACCCAGCTTTCAGCAGGGCAGCAATTTAAACGGCAAAGTGTTTTGGGAGGGACAGGTCGATGCCATAGATTTTATATTATCCTCACCTGAGCAGCCGTATATTCACGACCAAAACTGCGCGGATAGCTACCCAACGATAAGCAATAACCACAACCCTTTTTATGAAAACCTGGATCCGAACCGCTTGGGTATTGCCGGTCACTCCTTGGGCGCCATCGGCGTGTCTGTGGTACAAGGTTATGGTGGCGAGGGGGCTGCGCCTTGGCCGGGCACGCAAACCACAGAAAACCCCGTTAAGGTCGCTGTGGCCCTCGACAGTCTGGTCACCCCCGATGTTGAAGGCTTTGCCCCGGCGAGCAATCTAGGGCTGAGCAATGAGCTGACTCAGATTGTGATTGATGCTGGTATTCAAGCGGAGGCACCGGCATTTAATGCCAATGTGCCAGCACTCAGTTTTGCGGCAGATTACGCCGTTGCTCCTATTACCTATTTAACGCCGCCAGACCCTCAGGGCCACAAACAGGTGTTTGATGTGTGGACGGCGGCGGATCAAGCAATTTATGTGATTAGCTTTCAAGGCACCACGCATTTTGACTTCAGCTTATTTTTGGCAGCACCGGCAACATCCTGGTGTGCAGACACCAGTACAGGTGCCTGTCGGGGCAGCTGGGGGCGTGAGGCCATTGAATATTACTCGCTTGCTTGGTTCGACCGCTGGTTAAAACAGGCCGGTGAGGCAGGTTATGACGATGCCGATGCACGCTTGGTCGACGATGCGGGTGAGCATGGCGCGACCAAAATGAGTTTCTATTTTGAGTCTGCCCGCAATTTTGTGGATCGTGGCGGCAAGCGGCAACGCTGTGACAATATTCGCGCAGGCTGTTTGTAA
- a CDS encoding GMC family oxidoreductase, producing MPNKQNSASKIQYDYDVIVIGSGFGGSVSALRLAEKGYSVAVMEMGRRWTPERLPSSNWRFWKYLWRPGLALRGFFSLRVFRHVMVLHGNAVGGGSVTYANTLLVPPKSVWDDGSWRELDDWNAVMPAHYATAKKMLGVTENRRLGAADNALQKMAAAQGVGESFYRTSVGVFFGDESDEGGGRPYKDPYFGGAGPERHSCIACGGCMTGCKYNAKNSLDKNYLYLAEQLGTKVYEETRVNRVEPLNGSDGSDGYHISTEDTFAMFNKKRRRFTAKKVVFAGSSLGTQALLFQLKQSGAMPHISDQLGNRVRTNAESLLAVRMPGGEDMSKGIAIGSGIYLKDNTHIEAVRYGAGHDLMGLLFTPLTHGKPGPGRILLWLATCFKLLFTRPSLFIKSLNPKGFAQQSIIFLCMQTIDGYLNMRWRRPWYFPFKKMLCSEGDRIPTYIPTANEFVDRSADIMGGVGASTITEILFNVPATAHCMGGCAMGENANNGVIDRENRLFGYRNAYVCDGSMLGANLGVNPSLTITALTERAMSFIPAKDSASNGG from the coding sequence ATGCCTAACAAACAAAACAGCGCTTCTAAAATTCAATACGACTATGACGTGATCGTGATTGGCTCGGGCTTTGGCGGTAGTGTGTCTGCGCTGCGGCTGGCAGAGAAAGGCTACTCCGTTGCGGTAATGGAAATGGGCAGACGTTGGACTCCCGAGCGTTTACCCAGCAGTAATTGGCGGTTCTGGAAGTATCTCTGGCGTCCCGGTTTGGCACTGCGGGGCTTTTTTAGCTTGCGGGTGTTTCGTCACGTTATGGTTCTGCACGGCAATGCGGTTGGCGGCGGCTCGGTTACGTATGCCAATACCTTGTTGGTGCCGCCCAAGTCGGTTTGGGACGACGGCAGTTGGCGAGAGCTGGACGACTGGAATGCGGTGATGCCAGCCCACTATGCCACCGCAAAGAAAATGTTAGGCGTTACCGAAAATCGCCGGCTGGGCGCCGCTGATAATGCCTTGCAAAAGATGGCAGCAGCGCAAGGGGTTGGAGAGAGTTTTTATCGCACCTCGGTGGGCGTTTTTTTTGGGGATGAGAGCGACGAAGGCGGTGGGCGACCCTACAAAGACCCTTATTTTGGTGGCGCTGGCCCAGAGCGTCATAGTTGCATTGCCTGCGGCGGCTGTATGACCGGCTGTAAATACAATGCTAAAAACTCGCTGGATAAAAACTATTTGTATCTGGCGGAGCAACTGGGCACCAAGGTTTATGAAGAAACCCGGGTCAATCGCGTCGAGCCCCTCAACGGCAGCGATGGCAGCGACGGTTATCATATTAGCACCGAAGATACCTTTGCGATGTTTAACAAAAAACGTCGCCGCTTTACCGCAAAAAAAGTGGTGTTTGCCGGTAGCTCCCTGGGGACCCAGGCGCTGTTATTTCAGCTAAAACAATCTGGCGCGATGCCCCATATTTCCGACCAGCTGGGCAACCGGGTTCGCACTAATGCAGAATCTTTGCTGGCAGTGAGGATGCCGGGTGGCGAGGATATGTCCAAAGGCATTGCGATTGGTTCGGGCATTTATCTTAAAGATAATACTCATATCGAAGCAGTTCGATACGGTGCGGGTCACGATTTAATGGGGCTGTTGTTTACGCCGTTAACTCACGGTAAACCGGGGCCGGGGCGAATCCTGTTATGGCTGGCGACCTGTTTTAAGCTGTTATTTACCCGGCCGAGCTTGTTTATCAAAAGCCTGAATCCAAAAGGCTTTGCCCAGCAATCCATTATTTTTCTGTGTATGCAGACTATTGATGGTTATTTGAATATGCGCTGGCGGCGACCCTGGTATTTCCCCTTTAAAAAAATGCTTTGTTCTGAGGGCGATAGAATTCCCACCTATATTCCCACGGCCAATGAATTTGTCGATCGTAGCGCCGATATCATGGGGGGAGTAGGGGCCAGTACCATTACCGAAATTCTGTTTAATGTGCCGGCCACAGCCCACTGCATGGGTGGCTGCGCCATGGGCGAGAATGCAAACAATGGCGTCATAGACAGAGAAAACCGTTTGTTTGGCTATCGTAACGCCTATGTGTGTGATGGCTCGATGCTGGGGGCTAATTTGGGCGTCAATCCCAGTTTGACCATTACCGCCTTAACTGAGCGGGCTATGAGTTTTATTCCTGCTAAGGACTCAGCCAGCAACGGCGGATAG
- a CDS encoding DUF4328 domain-containing protein encodes MNSDYKDTHRLSQFLAYSLYAQLAVLALMLFSHYLQLQLFYDFKSGIYVTDYQATIDAEASDRRQMIIGGVYMLSFLVSGILILRWIYSANHNSRQLGAEKMDFSPGWAVGWYFVPIANLWKPYQAMKEIWQTSHHLQNWSTSKVPPLLFVWWLLWLFSGLFSNIALRKLNESSAIDEFITMSYFQMADAVVNGILILVFLKVVSAIQTAQETRYAEQKGLEQEQLAVEHRSSETE; translated from the coding sequence ATGAATTCAGATTACAAAGATACCCACCGGCTCAGCCAATTTTTAGCCTATTCACTGTATGCGCAACTGGCTGTATTGGCGTTGATGTTGTTTTCACACTATCTGCAGCTGCAATTATTTTACGATTTTAAAAGCGGCATATATGTCACCGACTATCAAGCAACAATCGATGCCGAGGCCAGTGACCGTCGGCAGATGATTATCGGTGGCGTTTACATGCTGTCCTTTCTTGTGTCTGGCATCCTGATTTTGCGCTGGATATACAGTGCCAATCACAACAGCCGTCAACTGGGCGCCGAAAAAATGGACTTTAGCCCCGGCTGGGCCGTGGGCTGGTATTTTGTGCCCATTGCCAACCTGTGGAAGCCCTATCAGGCTATGAAGGAAATTTGGCAAACCAGCCATCATTTGCAGAACTGGTCTACCAGTAAAGTCCCTCCGTTATTGTTTGTCTGGTGGCTGCTGTGGTTGTTTTCAGGCTTGTTTAGCAATATTGCTCTTCGTAAGTTAAATGAGAGCAGTGCCATCGACGAGTTCATTACCATGAGCTATTTTCAAATGGCTGATGCGGTGGTGAATGGCATATTGATTCTGGTGTTTTTGAAAGTCGTCAGTGCGATACAGACTGCTCAGGAAACGCGTTATGCTGAACAAAAGGGGCTTGAGCAAGAACAGCTTGCTGTTGAGCACCGCAGCAGCGAGACCGAATAA
- a CDS encoding sterol desaturase family protein — MENDAYIRLTAAIGIILLIALWEGLKPRRSLPPVGRKRWFSNAGLLIFNSVLARIIFPSSALGFAALAQERGWGLLNHIHPGPLIAIFLSIIALDLAIWFQHRLFHLVPWLWRLHRVHHSDTGFDFSTGIRFHPLEIMLSLLFKAVIIFILGAPIIGVLIFEVLLNVSSIFNHGNIYIPKKVDQWLRWFIVTPDMHRVHHSSIQKETDSNFGFNLSCWDRIFSSYCAQPSLGHQEMEIGLKEFRLNTEQRIDQLLYQPLRNPNKTAN; from the coding sequence GTGGAAAATGATGCCTACATCAGACTGACCGCAGCCATCGGCATCATCTTGCTTATCGCACTGTGGGAAGGGCTTAAACCCCGGCGCAGCCTCCCGCCTGTGGGCCGAAAGCGCTGGTTTAGCAATGCCGGTTTACTGATATTCAACAGTGTTTTGGCCAGAATCATCTTCCCGAGTTCCGCCTTGGGTTTTGCGGCGCTGGCGCAAGAACGGGGCTGGGGCTTGCTTAACCACATACATCCCGGCCCTTTAATCGCCATTTTTCTCAGCATTATCGCATTGGATCTGGCTATCTGGTTTCAGCACCGCTTGTTTCATCTTGTGCCGTGGTTGTGGCGGCTGCACCGGGTACACCACTCCGATACTGGCTTCGACTTTAGCACCGGTATTCGCTTTCACCCGCTGGAAATCATGTTGTCATTGTTATTCAAAGCCGTGATTATTTTTATCCTTGGTGCGCCCATTATCGGGGTATTGATCTTTGAGGTGCTGTTGAATGTCAGCTCGATATTCAATCACGGCAATATTTATATTCCCAAAAAAGTCGACCAATGGCTGCGCTGGTTTATTGTGACCCCCGATATGCACCGGGTACACCACTCCAGTATTCAAAAAGAGACTGACTCTAATTTCGGTTTTAATCTCAGTTGCTGGGACCGGATTTTCAGCAGTTATTGTGCCCAGCCAAGCCTGGGGCATCAGGAGATGGAAATAGGCTTAAAAGAATTTCGCCTGAATACCGAGCAGCGGATAGATCAACTTCTTTATCAACCCCTACGCAACCCTAACAAAACGGCTAATTAA
- the arsS gene encoding arsenosugar biosynthesis radical SAM (seleno)protein ArsS (Some members of this family are selenoproteins.) → MHATLPLLEVSDFPAINRGQLDTLQVNLGYKCNQSCIHCHVNAGPQRTEMMTPENLALILPVIKAQGISTLDLTGGAPELHEHFRRLVAEASQAGVNVIDRCNLTILFEPGQEDLAPFLAEHKVEIVASLPCYSLENVDQQRGNGVFDKSIKGLQWLNRLGYGVEGSGLVLNLVYNPQGPSLPPNQQALEADYKRELQAHFGIQFNQLFALANMPIKRFGSTLISKGQFGDYMDLLKNNFYASNLDQLMCKTMVSVDWQGNLYDCDFNQQLELGLGSTLGVDTTQLGNPQRHLRDLLNGSVNGDGIRVADHCFACTAGQGSSCGGAL, encoded by the coding sequence ATGCATGCCACCCTGCCGCTTCTTGAAGTCAGCGATTTTCCGGCGATAAACCGCGGCCAGCTCGATACCCTCCAAGTGAATTTGGGTTACAAGTGCAATCAGAGTTGCATTCACTGCCATGTTAACGCTGGGCCCCAGCGAACCGAGATGATGACGCCTGAGAATCTGGCGCTGATTTTACCGGTAATAAAGGCTCAAGGTATTTCTACCTTAGATTTGACTGGCGGCGCACCAGAACTCCATGAGCATTTTCGGCGTTTGGTGGCTGAAGCCAGTCAGGCGGGAGTGAACGTCATTGATCGCTGTAATTTAACCATTTTGTTTGAGCCGGGGCAGGAAGATTTAGCGCCGTTTTTGGCTGAGCACAAAGTAGAGATTGTTGCATCACTGCCTTGCTACTCGCTGGAAAATGTCGATCAGCAACGGGGCAATGGTGTTTTTGATAAAAGCATTAAAGGGCTGCAGTGGCTCAATCGCTTGGGTTATGGCGTTGAGGGGTCGGGCTTGGTACTCAACCTGGTTTATAACCCGCAAGGTCCTTCATTACCGCCGAATCAGCAGGCATTAGAAGCGGATTACAAGCGCGAGTTACAGGCTCACTTTGGCATTCAGTTCAATCAGCTGTTTGCCTTGGCCAATATGCCGATCAAACGCTTTGGCTCTACTTTAATCTCCAAAGGGCAGTTTGGTGATTATATGGATTTATTAAAAAACAATTTTTACGCCAGTAATCTCGACCAGCTGATGTGTAAAACCATGGTTAGTGTTGATTGGCAGGGCAATCTGTATGACTGCGATTTTAATCAACAACTCGAACTGGGCTTGGGCTCAACACTGGGGGTTGATACAACGCAGTTGGGCAATCCGCAACGGCATTTGCGCGACCTGCTTAATGGCAGTGTAAACGGTGACGGCATTCGGGTTGCCGATCATTGCTTTGCTTGTACCGCGGGGCAGGGTAGTAGCTGTGGTGGTGCGCTCTAG